Proteins encoded together in one Alteribacter keqinensis window:
- a CDS encoding kinase-associated lipoprotein B yields the protein MNETYQVGETVTGLYKTGKYIGEITEIKQDRYVLKIKAVLKHPKQGDLHNPNQVNVPFFHERRALGEREKTNVPKAYVKPYEGEVPPYRDSLKKALHEEMSHLEDESTEWSQKALENLKRLEKDYFGS from the coding sequence ATGAATGAAACCTACCAGGTAGGAGAAACCGTTACAGGCTTATATAAAACCGGTAAGTATATTGGTGAAATTACGGAAATTAAACAGGACCGTTATGTATTGAAAATTAAAGCAGTATTAAAGCACCCTAAACAAGGTGACCTTCATAACCCGAACCAGGTCAACGTGCCCTTTTTTCATGAGCGCCGTGCACTGGGGGAAAGGGAAAAAACCAACGTTCCTAAAGCCTATGTAAAACCGTATGAAGGAGAGGTTCCCCCCTACAGAGATTCATTAAAAAAAGCATTACACGAAGAAATGAGCCACCTGGAGGATGAGTCGACGGAATGGAGTCAGAAAGCTCTTGAAAACCTGAAGCGGCTTGAAAAAGACTACTTTGGTTCATAA
- a CDS encoding HPr family phosphocarrier protein → MKNEKAYNLKSVLGVMNLFFTTNRNQTFTVSIKGEDAEYALKEITRFIHYHQ, encoded by the coding sequence ATAAAAAATGAAAAAGCGTACAATCTCAAAAGCGTCCTCGGTGTTATGAACCTGTTTTTCACAACAAACCGAAATCAGACTTTTACAGTGAGCATTAAAGGTGAAGATGCAGAATATGCATTAAAAGAAATTACAAGGTTTATTCACTATCATCAATAA
- a CDS encoding TldD/PmbA family protein, translated as MLAQSVIENIIDAALSTGGDFAEVFAEDKVNSSIVLIGGKVERSISGKDFGIGVRIFKGTNSVYAYTNDHTEDRLIAMAKKASQALSGEGRTEAVKLQTEKVNTIHPVTFAPLDVAKSKKVAVMRDIYQVAKNYDQLISQVTIGYNDVDQNVLIANSEGRLVEDRRIRTRLSAQTVASNGEEMQTGSYSPGAHKGFELMEDLDLSYYGSEAARIAVTMLKADECPSGQFPVIIDNDFGGVIFHEACGHGLEATSVAKGNSVFAGRLGERVAPDIVTYIDDGTLPNEWGSQNIDDEGEKTRKNVLIENGILKGYLIDKLGGRRMGMPSTGSSRRESYKFAPTSRMTNTFIAPGISTPEEIIANTEFGIYAKYMGGGSVNPATADYNFAVNEGYIVRNGKIAEPVRGATLIGNGAKTLQKVDMVGNNLGHGQGMCGSVSGSIPANVGQPMIRVSEITVGGRRQA; from the coding sequence ATGCTTGCTCAATCAGTCATAGAAAACATAATCGACGCTGCACTAAGTACAGGTGGTGATTTTGCAGAAGTCTTTGCAGAAGACAAGGTGAACTCGAGTATAGTTCTGATAGGAGGAAAGGTAGAGAGAAGTATTTCAGGTAAGGATTTCGGCATTGGAGTACGTATTTTTAAAGGAACGAACAGTGTGTACGCCTACACAAATGACCATACAGAAGACCGCCTGATTGCAATGGCAAAAAAGGCCAGTCAGGCTTTATCCGGGGAAGGCAGAACCGAAGCTGTAAAGCTGCAAACTGAAAAAGTGAATACGATTCATCCGGTCACATTCGCCCCCTTGGACGTTGCCAAATCAAAAAAAGTGGCAGTAATGAGAGATATTTACCAGGTGGCTAAAAACTACGACCAGCTGATATCACAAGTAACGATCGGTTATAACGATGTTGACCAGAACGTACTTATTGCCAACTCTGAAGGGCGGTTAGTAGAGGACCGCCGCATCCGCACACGGCTGTCAGCCCAGACCGTAGCCTCAAACGGGGAGGAAATGCAGACAGGTTCCTATTCTCCCGGAGCCCATAAAGGGTTCGAGCTGATGGAGGATCTTGATCTGTCCTACTACGGATCAGAAGCTGCACGAATTGCCGTTACGATGCTGAAAGCAGACGAATGCCCGAGCGGCCAGTTCCCTGTTATTATTGACAATGACTTCGGAGGGGTTATTTTTCATGAAGCATGCGGGCACGGACTCGAGGCCACCTCGGTAGCTAAGGGCAATTCCGTTTTTGCAGGACGTCTCGGAGAAAGAGTTGCACCTGACATCGTCACGTATATCGATGACGGGACTCTGCCAAATGAGTGGGGTTCACAGAACATTGACGATGAAGGAGAAAAAACCCGCAAAAACGTATTGATTGAAAACGGGATTTTAAAAGGATACTTGATTGATAAACTCGGCGGCAGGAGAATGGGAATGCCCTCAACAGGCTCCAGCAGGAGGGAATCGTATAAATTTGCCCCTACGTCGCGAATGACAAACACGTTTATTGCACCTGGAATTTCCACACCGGAGGAAATCATCGCGAACACAGAATTCGGTATTTACGCAAAATACATGGGAGGCGGTTCAGTCAATCCGGCTACTGCAGACTACAACTTTGCAGTGAACGAAGGATATATCGTCAGAAACGGAAAGATTGCCGAACCTGTCCGGGGTGCGACACTCATCGGTAATGGAGCTAAAACGCTTCAAAAGGTGGATATGGTCGGGAACAATCTTGGTCACGGTCAGGGGATGTGCGGGTCTGTGAGCGGTTCAATTCCCGCTAATGTCGGCCAGCCGATGATTCGTGTAAGTGAAATTACTGTTGGCGGAAGGAGGCAGGCATAA